One Pectobacterium colocasium DNA segment encodes these proteins:
- the licT gene encoding BglG family transcription antiterminator LicT, giving the protein MAEPIKAIKILNNSLVLSSDANNNEIIVMGKGIGFNSKTGDILDPAKIEKTFILKDGTSPREFARLIEHVGEEYVHIVNKIIDDANRQLHGRLSEQVFFTLIDHISFAIERYRKGIRIQNRLLYEVKRFYPQEFAIASRALNDINQQMKLELPEEEAGNIAFHLVNAQTDVQNMENTLQSVKMLKDIFNIIQYNFHIVIDKESINYSRFLTHMQFFIQRLLENSLIHSNDDFIFEQVTKEYPDAYKCSRLIKDYIHNLLNIDISNDEMLYLIIHIVRITPEK; this is encoded by the coding sequence ATGGCTGAACCGATAAAAGCAATAAAAATACTGAACAATAGCCTGGTGTTATCTTCCGATGCAAATAACAACGAAATCATTGTTATGGGGAAAGGAATCGGCTTTAACAGCAAGACCGGCGATATTCTCGATCCGGCAAAAATTGAGAAGACCTTTATTCTCAAGGATGGTACATCGCCACGCGAATTTGCTCGTCTGATTGAGCACGTTGGGGAAGAATATGTTCACATCGTGAATAAGATTATTGATGATGCGAACAGGCAGCTTCATGGTCGCTTGAGCGAGCAGGTCTTTTTTACGCTGATCGACCATATCAGCTTTGCGATTGAGCGCTATCGCAAAGGCATCAGAATACAAAATCGTCTGCTTTATGAGGTAAAGCGGTTTTATCCGCAGGAATTCGCGATTGCCTCGCGGGCGCTCAACGACATTAACCAACAGATGAAGCTGGAATTACCCGAAGAGGAAGCAGGCAATATCGCGTTTCATTTGGTCAACGCCCAAACCGACGTCCAGAATATGGAAAACACGCTCCAGTCGGTCAAGATGCTGAAAGATATCTTTAATATCATCCAGTACAACTTCCATATCGTGATTGATAAAGAGTCGATTAACTACTCTCGTTTCCTGACGCATATGCAATTCTTCATTCAGCGTCTGCTAGAAAATAGCCTAATTCATTCCAATGATGACTTTATTTTTGAACAGGTCACCAAAGAGTATCCTGATGCGTACAAATGTAGCCGACTGATCAAAGACTATATTCACAACCTGCTCAACATCGACATCTCTAACGATGAAATGTTGTACCTGATTATTCATATCGTCCGCATCACCCCGGAAAAATAA
- a CDS encoding glycosyl hydrolase 53 family protein, translating to MKKNNYSGMISVLLMLFIGFMATNLAKAAQPFAYGADIGWVKQLEDRGVTWRDDTGTQRDVLQILRDHGINAVRLRIFVNPDPSALWHKDNTTWTLLGYTDKTRVVSAAQRAKAMGMRVMVDFHYSDVFADPGHQIKPAAWANYNLSQLTTAVYNHTHEVMSALVSAGVTPEWVQVGNEMNPGILLPEGSTSRFANLTQLLNAGYDAVKAVSPSSKVISHLAHGDNNSNARWFFDNFLTTYGGKTDVIGFSFYPYWEGKNYWELTGALASNLNDMASRYGKEVMVVEVGGLETNPTDSYWTIRDTINLVKAVPGNKGIGVFYWEPAGNASVLPDGYALGATTRVSNNVLQFTRALDAFAESQINFISGTRYKIANRHSGKSLNVVGGSHEDSALLEQYSDGNWDSQRFYFNAVGNGYFNLVNVNSGKYIDIAASANDDGAQIIQMYNTGHFSQQWLILDAGDGYYKIMNRNSRKLLDISSRSTENGASGIQWNDNGGWNQLWKITAN from the coding sequence ATGAAAAAGAATAATTATTCAGGAATGATCTCTGTACTGTTAATGCTGTTTATCGGGTTCATGGCGACCAATCTGGCTAAGGCGGCACAGCCGTTTGCTTATGGCGCAGATATTGGTTGGGTAAAGCAATTGGAAGATCGGGGTGTCACCTGGCGTGACGATACCGGAACCCAGCGTGATGTATTGCAGATCTTGCGCGATCACGGCATAAACGCTGTGCGGCTGCGTATTTTTGTTAACCCCGATCCCAGCGCGCTATGGCATAAAGATAATACGACCTGGACGCTGCTCGGCTATACCGATAAAACCCGCGTGGTGAGTGCCGCACAGCGTGCCAAAGCGATGGGCATGCGCGTCATGGTGGATTTTCACTACAGCGATGTTTTTGCGGATCCTGGTCATCAAATCAAGCCCGCAGCGTGGGCGAACTACAATCTTAGCCAATTAACAACGGCCGTTTATAATCACACGCATGAAGTGATGAGCGCATTGGTATCCGCAGGCGTGACGCCTGAATGGGTGCAGGTCGGCAACGAAATGAACCCAGGGATATTACTACCGGAAGGCAGTACCAGTCGGTTTGCCAATTTAACGCAGCTACTGAATGCGGGCTATGATGCAGTTAAAGCGGTCAGCCCTTCCTCTAAAGTGATTAGCCATTTGGCGCATGGAGATAATAATTCAAACGCTCGCTGGTTTTTTGACAATTTCCTCACCACATACGGTGGTAAAACCGATGTGATTGGCTTTTCATTCTACCCCTATTGGGAGGGGAAAAATTATTGGGAGCTCACTGGTGCACTGGCTAGCAACCTCAACGATATGGCGAGCCGGTATGGTAAGGAAGTCATGGTCGTTGAAGTCGGCGGTTTGGAAACTAACCCAACAGACAGTTACTGGACGATTAGGGATACCATTAACCTTGTTAAAGCGGTGCCGGGGAATAAAGGCATTGGGGTTTTTTATTGGGAACCTGCGGGTAATGCCAGTGTGTTGCCGGATGGCTATGCATTAGGCGCGACGACGCGCGTTTCAAACAATGTATTGCAATTTACCCGGGCACTGGACGCATTTGCCGAATCGCAAATCAATTTTATCAGCGGAACACGTTATAAGATCGCTAATCGACATAGCGGTAAATCGCTCAATGTCGTGGGCGGTTCGCATGAAGATAGCGCATTGCTTGAGCAATACAGCGATGGTAACTGGGACAGCCAGCGCTTTTATTTTAACGCGGTGGGTAATGGTTATTTTAATCTGGTGAACGTTAATAGTGGAAAATACATTGATATTGCCGCCAGTGCCAATGACGACGGGGCGCAGATTATCCAAATGTATAACACCGGCCATTTTAGCCAGCAATGGCTGATTTTAGATGCGGGTGATGGCTACTATAAAATCATGAATAGAAATAGCAGAAAGCTTTTGGATATCAGTAGTCGTTCGACAGAGAATGGCGCATCCGGTATTCAATGGAATGATAACGGAGGATGGAATCAGCTGTGGAAAATAACCGCTAATTGA
- a CDS encoding ABC transporter substrate-binding protein: MKKPLLAFPLLMLGVMPPAFSAEQNAPTTRTFQVQSDAALKAKVPEAVLQKGFIVAGTNPNTPPTTFYQEDNKTLAGREIDIMNAIGDRLGVPVNWNDTGGFDNIIPGLKSGRYDVALSNINATPKRLEQIDFIGYFNASKLAIISLKDANVAPFTSLSVLCGKEVGAGAGTTQLLRLQEADKQCVAEQKDAIKIAIFPDRPSGVQAVISGRVPLFFGPYEGLRYQVSQVKRLTISGDIAVNDAPVSIAFPKDSALEDAVQAALNSLIKDGTYQKILDKWDIGYGAVPEAKRNAEIFG, translated from the coding sequence ATGAAAAAACCTCTGCTTGCCTTTCCATTACTTATGCTTGGCGTAATGCCACCAGCCTTTTCTGCCGAGCAAAATGCCCCCACCACTCGCACCTTTCAGGTTCAGTCCGATGCGGCCTTAAAAGCCAAAGTGCCAGAGGCCGTCCTGCAAAAAGGCTTTATCGTTGCGGGCACCAACCCCAATACGCCGCCAACCACCTTTTATCAGGAAGATAATAAAACGCTGGCAGGCCGCGAGATCGATATCATGAACGCGATTGGTGACCGGCTCGGCGTGCCGGTGAACTGGAACGATACCGGCGGGTTCGACAACATCATCCCCGGTCTGAAATCAGGCCGTTACGATGTGGCGCTGTCGAATATCAATGCGACGCCAAAGCGCCTTGAGCAAATCGATTTCATCGGTTATTTCAACGCGTCAAAACTGGCCATCATTTCCCTGAAAGACGCTAACGTCGCGCCTTTTACCTCCCTCAGCGTGCTGTGCGGTAAAGAAGTGGGGGCGGGAGCGGGTACCACTCAGCTACTGCGCTTGCAGGAAGCCGACAAGCAGTGTGTCGCAGAACAGAAAGACGCGATCAAAATCGCGATCTTCCCGGATCGTCCGTCTGGCGTACAGGCGGTGATCAGCGGGCGCGTACCGTTGTTCTTCGGCCCTTATGAAGGACTACGCTATCAGGTGAGTCAGGTAAAACGGCTGACCATCAGTGGTGATATCGCCGTTAACGATGCACCTGTTTCCATTGCGTTCCCTAAAGACTCGGCTCTGGAAGACGCGGTTCAGGCGGCGCTGAATTCGCTGATTAAAGATGGCACCTACCAGAAGATTTTGGATAAGTGGGACATCGGCTACGGCGCAGTCCCCGAGGCGAAACGTAACGCAGAGATCTTCGGATGA
- a CDS encoding amino acid ABC transporter ATP-binding protein — translation MGEPITLRNVRKFLSGNLILDDIDLQMEAGSVTAILGPSGAGKSTLLRCINHLEKLDGGTICVGDTLVGYRQKGHRLYELSDKQVAAQRSKMGMVFQHFNLFPHRTVLQNVSDAPLRVKKRERQEVLDQAYSLLRQVGLAEKADDWPHQLSGGQQQRVAIARALAMNPQVMLFDEPTSALDPELVGEVLQVIKKLSHSGITMVIVTHEIGFAREIADNIVFMENGRIVETGPARQVLDAPQNRRTQAFFSTVL, via the coding sequence ATGGGCGAGCCCATCACACTGCGAAACGTGCGTAAATTCCTGTCGGGAAACCTGATTTTAGATGACATCGATTTGCAGATGGAGGCCGGATCGGTCACTGCGATTCTGGGTCCATCCGGTGCGGGTAAATCCACGCTGCTGCGCTGTATTAACCATCTGGAAAAACTCGATGGCGGCACCATTTGCGTTGGCGACACGCTGGTCGGGTATCGGCAGAAAGGCCATCGGCTCTATGAATTGAGTGACAAACAGGTCGCAGCCCAGCGCAGCAAGATGGGCATGGTGTTTCAGCACTTTAACCTGTTCCCTCACCGTACCGTGCTGCAAAACGTGAGCGATGCCCCGCTGCGCGTTAAAAAACGTGAACGGCAGGAGGTGCTCGATCAGGCGTATTCGCTGCTGCGACAGGTCGGACTCGCGGAGAAAGCCGACGATTGGCCGCACCAGCTTTCCGGCGGCCAACAGCAGCGGGTCGCGATTGCCCGCGCCCTCGCCATGAATCCGCAGGTGATGCTCTTTGATGAACCCACTTCGGCATTAGACCCGGAACTGGTTGGTGAAGTGCTTCAGGTTATTAAGAAGCTGTCGCATTCCGGTATCACGATGGTTATCGTCACACACGAGATTGGCTTCGCCCGTGAGATCGCCGATAACATCGTGTTTATGGAAAACGGCCGAATTGTCGAAACCGGCCCGGCCAGACAGGTACTGGACGCCCCGCAAAACCGCCGCACGCAGGCCTTTTTCTCAACCGTGCTGTGA
- a CDS encoding LacI family DNA-binding transcriptional regulator → MATITDIARKAGVAASTVSRVLNNDPSLSITKEKRQLIKNIAHELAYLSPTQRKQQKKRLENSLVVRSHFKRDNDNVLNLAVVHFLTPSEELNDPYFTAMRIGIENRCHHFNISLRNLFTTNLSSNSHTLAQAQAIICVGHFSESDIALIYSLNKNLIFIDSAPLDKKCDAVLFDREAAAREVLHYIVKSGAQRPAFIGNNESRLHVFQEITQKYGIYHESRCKVSQLFCIESGYQAMNELLQQKAWPDVVFAATDIIAIGVYRAIQEKGIAIPKQIKVIGMNDIPTAQHLNPSLTTMRLYPTEMGEAAVDLFLELVAGRYYKKHVQVGYEMVWRESFTLSTT, encoded by the coding sequence GTGGCAACGATTACAGACATTGCTCGAAAAGCCGGAGTGGCCGCCTCAACGGTTTCTCGCGTACTTAATAACGATCCCAGCCTGTCCATAACCAAAGAAAAGCGCCAACTCATTAAGAACATTGCTCATGAGTTGGCCTATTTATCGCCGACACAACGTAAGCAGCAGAAAAAACGGTTAGAGAATTCGCTTGTTGTACGCTCTCATTTCAAAAGGGATAACGACAATGTATTAAATCTCGCCGTCGTCCATTTTCTTACGCCCTCAGAAGAACTCAACGACCCTTATTTCACCGCCATGCGCATTGGCATTGAAAACCGCTGCCACCATTTTAATATTTCGTTACGCAATCTATTCACCACAAATTTATCTTCCAACAGCCATACTTTAGCCCAGGCGCAGGCGATTATTTGCGTAGGTCACTTTAGCGAAAGCGATATCGCCTTAATCTATTCATTAAATAAAAACCTGATTTTCATCGACTCCGCCCCCCTCGATAAAAAATGTGACGCCGTGCTTTTTGATCGGGAAGCGGCGGCACGCGAAGTATTACATTACATTGTGAAGAGCGGCGCTCAGCGTCCCGCATTTATCGGGAATAATGAAAGCCGGCTGCATGTATTCCAAGAGATAACCCAAAAATACGGCATCTATCACGAATCGCGATGCAAGGTCAGCCAGTTATTCTGTATTGAGTCCGGCTATCAGGCGATGAATGAGTTGCTGCAACAAAAAGCGTGGCCAGATGTCGTGTTCGCCGCAACAGACATTATCGCTATTGGCGTGTACCGTGCGATTCAAGAGAAAGGCATTGCCATCCCTAAGCAAATAAAAGTGATCGGGATGAATGATATCCCCACGGCACAGCATCTGAATCCCAGCTTGACGACAATGCGGCTCTACCCGACTGAAATGGGCGAAGCCGCTGTCGATCTATTTTTAGAGCTGGTAGCAGGACGCTATTATAAGAAACACGTACAGGTTGGTTATGAGATGGTCTGGCGCGAAAGCTTCACACTCAGCACGACGTAA
- a CDS encoding glycoside hydrolase family 1 protein, giving the protein MYYQQQKHFPADFLWGASTSAYQVEGGWQAEGKSPSIIDQCQHPENTADFTVASDHYHRFKEDVQLFAELGLKAYRFSIAWTRILPDGTGAINPQGIAFYNNLIDELNAHNIEPVVTLYHFDLPYCLEAQGGWQNRATIDAFVHYARTLFTHFGDKVKYWLTINEQNTMILHPGAIGLPEGGVLPSKKALYQQNHHMMLAQAQVMALCHELAPNGLIGPAINTTSMYQATSKPEDAIAAHNWETLRCWSFLDVAVHGRYNALAWRYLEDRGLTPETLPGDDDILQSGKPDYVAINYYSTATIAASKGDASDVSARAGDQQIMLGEPGVYRAAENPHVDKTPYGWVIDPVGLRLTLRKTYERYHLPILITENGMGAPDKLEADGTIDDQYRIDFIARHIEQMQLAISDGVDLIGYCPWSAIDVVSTHQGYGKRYGFIYVNRDEFDLKDLRRIKKKSFYWYQGVIESNGVRLFPSVP; this is encoded by the coding sequence ATGTACTATCAACAGCAAAAACACTTCCCAGCGGATTTTCTGTGGGGAGCCTCAACCTCGGCTTATCAGGTTGAAGGGGGGTGGCAAGCCGAGGGAAAAAGCCCGTCGATCATTGATCAATGCCAGCACCCGGAAAACACTGCCGACTTCACCGTCGCCAGCGATCACTACCATCGGTTTAAAGAAGATGTGCAGCTGTTTGCGGAGCTGGGCTTAAAGGCCTATCGTTTCTCTATCGCCTGGACACGTATTCTTCCCGATGGCACCGGTGCTATCAATCCGCAGGGTATCGCGTTTTACAACAATCTGATTGATGAACTGAACGCGCACAATATCGAACCCGTCGTCACGCTCTACCATTTCGATTTGCCTTATTGCCTTGAGGCACAAGGCGGCTGGCAGAATCGCGCCACGATTGATGCCTTTGTTCACTACGCCCGCACGCTGTTTACGCATTTCGGCGACAAGGTAAAATATTGGCTGACAATCAATGAGCAGAACACCATGATTCTGCACCCCGGTGCGATTGGTCTGCCGGAAGGCGGCGTTTTGCCATCCAAAAAAGCGCTGTACCAGCAGAACCATCACATGATGTTAGCGCAGGCGCAGGTCATGGCGTTGTGTCACGAACTCGCGCCCAATGGCCTGATTGGTCCGGCAATCAATACTACCTCGATGTATCAAGCCACCAGCAAACCGGAAGATGCCATCGCCGCGCACAACTGGGAAACGCTGCGCTGCTGGAGCTTTCTGGATGTTGCAGTGCACGGTCGTTACAACGCGCTGGCCTGGCGTTATCTGGAAGATCGTGGCCTGACGCCGGAGACATTGCCCGGCGATGACGACATCCTGCAATCGGGAAAACCCGACTACGTGGCGATTAACTACTACTCCACCGCCACCATTGCCGCCAGCAAAGGCGATGCGTCGGATGTCAGCGCCCGCGCGGGCGATCAGCAAATCATGCTGGGCGAGCCCGGCGTCTATCGCGCAGCGGAAAACCCGCACGTTGATAAAACGCCTTATGGCTGGGTGATCGACCCCGTTGGCTTGCGCTTAACGTTGCGGAAAACCTACGAGCGCTATCATCTGCCGATCCTGATTACGGAAAACGGTATGGGCGCGCCGGATAAGCTTGAGGCCGACGGTACGATCGACGATCAATATCGCATCGATTTTATTGCTCGTCATATTGAACAAATGCAGCTCGCCATCAGCGATGGCGTTGATCTTATTGGCTATTGTCCGTGGTCGGCAATCGATGTGGTCAGCACCCATCAGGGCTACGGTAAACGCTACGGGTTTATTTACGTGAACCGCGACGAATTCGATCTGAAAGATCTGCGCCGCATCAAAAAGAAAAGTTTTTACTGGTATCAAGGTGTCATAGAATCAAATGGAGTGCGCTTATTTCCCAGCGTCCCGTGA
- a CDS encoding beta-glucoside-specific PTS transporter subunit IIABC: MDYQKLGVDILALSGGKQNVSKLTHCATRLRFEFNDSHAVQAEAIAKLPGVISVVDRGGQFQVVIGNDVQITYRAILNEIGEMNSQRNAGNKQQKKGGIFTQIISVISTTFTPVIPAITGAGMIKALLAILKLTGLISADSTTYRLLDTISDAAFFFLPVLLAYGASIKFACNPILAMTIAGALLHPNLAQLLASGGPISFIGIPVRLADYAGSVLPIILTVWIMSYIEQFAEKISPSMIKFFTKPMIVLLFTAPLALVVIGPFGIFLNDLVASGAAIIDGKASWLIPMLMGGLQPFLVITGTAWAMTPIATSQLTRNGFEMINGPGMLASNIAQGAATLCVAFKTKNKNLKQLASSAGFTALLGITEPSLYGVTLKLKKPLIAAMIGGGCAGIYAGLAGLVRYAFVSPGLAALPAFIGENPMNIVHALITCAIAIVVTFALTWIMGFDDPVDETDAAQNDSAQADQRQATPAANTAQKTQATEGHAEQQAIMSPLSGKLVALSDINDDVFSQGLLGQGVAIIPDNGEVVAPVSGEIITFLESKHAIGIRADNGLELLIHVGLDTVNLNGKHFTGYIKPGDRVTAGDRLISFDLHEITRLGYDPVTPVVIINSDEYASVVCTVPQPIAPMDTIIKVNA, translated from the coding sequence ATGGATTATCAAAAACTTGGAGTCGATATCCTCGCGTTAAGCGGCGGCAAGCAGAACGTCAGCAAGCTGACCCACTGCGCCACTCGCTTACGTTTCGAGTTCAACGACAGCCATGCCGTACAGGCAGAGGCGATTGCTAAACTTCCCGGCGTCATCAGCGTGGTCGATCGCGGTGGCCAGTTTCAGGTGGTGATCGGCAACGACGTCCAAATCACCTATCGCGCGATTTTGAACGAGATTGGCGAGATGAACAGCCAGCGCAATGCTGGTAACAAGCAGCAGAAAAAAGGCGGCATTTTTACGCAAATCATCAGCGTGATTTCCACCACCTTTACCCCCGTCATTCCGGCAATTACCGGCGCAGGGATGATCAAAGCACTGCTGGCAATCCTCAAGCTGACTGGCTTAATTTCTGCCGACAGCACGACCTATCGCTTGCTGGATACCATCTCCGATGCGGCCTTTTTCTTCCTGCCCGTACTGCTGGCTTACGGTGCCTCCATCAAGTTCGCCTGTAACCCAATTCTGGCGATGACGATTGCTGGCGCACTGCTGCACCCGAATCTGGCTCAGCTGTTAGCATCAGGCGGGCCAATCAGCTTTATCGGCATTCCGGTACGGCTGGCAGACTACGCCGGATCGGTATTGCCGATCATTCTTACCGTATGGATCATGTCTTACATTGAGCAGTTCGCCGAAAAGATCTCACCGTCCATGATCAAATTTTTCACCAAGCCGATGATCGTGCTGCTGTTCACCGCACCGCTCGCGCTGGTGGTGATTGGGCCTTTCGGGATTTTCCTCAACGATCTGGTCGCCAGCGGCGCGGCGATCATCGACGGCAAGGCAAGCTGGTTAATCCCGATGCTGATGGGGGGTCTGCAACCATTTTTGGTCATCACTGGCACCGCCTGGGCGATGACGCCGATTGCCACCTCGCAGCTTACCCGTAACGGCTTCGAGATGATCAACGGGCCTGGCATGCTGGCTTCCAACATTGCTCAGGGTGCCGCCACGCTGTGCGTGGCGTTTAAAACCAAGAACAAGAATCTGAAACAGCTGGCTTCTTCGGCGGGCTTCACCGCGCTGCTGGGTATCACCGAACCTTCCCTGTACGGGGTAACGCTGAAACTGAAGAAACCGCTGATTGCCGCCATGATTGGCGGGGGCTGTGCGGGCATCTATGCCGGTTTAGCCGGGCTGGTTCGTTACGCCTTCGTCTCGCCGGGGCTGGCAGCGCTGCCTGCTTTCATTGGTGAAAACCCGATGAACATCGTCCATGCGCTGATCACCTGCGCCATTGCGATTGTCGTCACGTTTGCTCTCACCTGGATCATGGGATTCGACGATCCGGTCGATGAAACTGACGCCGCGCAAAACGACTCAGCTCAGGCAGATCAACGCCAAGCAACACCGGCAGCCAATACCGCGCAAAAAACGCAGGCCACAGAAGGCCACGCGGAACAGCAAGCGATTATGAGTCCGCTGTCCGGCAAATTGGTCGCGCTGAGCGACATCAACGATGACGTATTCTCACAGGGATTACTGGGACAAGGCGTGGCGATTATTCCTGACAACGGTGAAGTGGTCGCGCCCGTCAGTGGCGAAATCATCACGTTCCTTGAGTCTAAACACGCCATCGGCATCCGGGCTGACAACGGTTTAGAATTGCTGATTCACGTCGGTCTGGACACGGTGAACCTCAACGGCAAGCACTTTACCGGCTATATCAAACCGGGCGACCGTGTCACCGCTGGCGACAGGCTAATTAGCTTCGATCTGCATGAAATCACGCGTCTGGGTTATGACCCGGTTACGCCCGTCGTGATAATCAATAGCGATGAGTACGCTAGCGTCGTCTGCACTGTACCGCAGCCGATCGCCCCGATGGATACCATCATTAAAGTGAACGCCTGA
- a CDS encoding amino acid ABC transporter permease — translation MSTPSPQQELHIVANRHYGRWISALLVLLLLGAIAHSVLNNPRFEWRVVVDSFTEDSILQGVIMTLKLTAISVALGFGGGTILALMRLSSNPVLVAVSWGYTWFFRGVPTLVQLFLWYNIAALYPTISLSLPFVGELFSVPGNTLISPFNAAVLALVMHQSAYAAEIVRAGIQSVNPGQLEAARALGYRKPQIFFYTVLPQAMRAILPPAGNEVIGQLKTTAVVSVISLQDVLYSAQIIYQRTYEVIPLLLVATIWYLLLTSVLSVGQYYVERYFGRSTLKRNKPGRSRKPRAARLTQRARPANRQQPSESPGT, via the coding sequence ATGAGTACTCCCTCACCGCAGCAGGAACTGCACATCGTTGCCAACCGACACTACGGGCGTTGGATCAGCGCCCTGCTGGTTCTGCTGCTGTTAGGCGCTATCGCCCATTCTGTGCTGAACAATCCCCGTTTTGAATGGCGGGTCGTTGTGGACAGTTTTACAGAGGACTCCATTCTTCAGGGCGTCATCATGACGCTGAAACTGACCGCCATTTCGGTGGCATTAGGCTTTGGCGGAGGCACGATACTGGCGCTGATGCGCCTGTCCAGCAACCCGGTGCTGGTGGCGGTCAGTTGGGGCTATACCTGGTTCTTCCGTGGCGTCCCGACGCTGGTGCAGCTGTTTCTCTGGTATAACATTGCAGCGCTCTACCCGACGATTTCGCTCTCGCTGCCGTTTGTCGGCGAACTTTTCAGCGTTCCCGGCAATACGCTCATCAGCCCGTTTAATGCCGCCGTGCTGGCGCTGGTCATGCACCAGTCTGCCTATGCGGCGGAAATCGTTCGTGCGGGCATTCAAAGCGTCAACCCCGGTCAGTTAGAAGCAGCCCGCGCGCTGGGATACCGTAAACCGCAAATATTCTTCTACACCGTTCTGCCGCAGGCGATGCGCGCCATTCTGCCTCCCGCAGGCAACGAGGTCATCGGCCAACTGAAAACCACGGCGGTAGTTTCCGTGATTTCGCTTCAGGATGTGCTGTATTCGGCACAGATCATTTATCAGCGGACCTATGAAGTCATCCCGCTACTGCTGGTTGCCACTATCTGGTATCTGCTGCTGACCTCCGTGCTGTCTGTCGGTCAATACTATGTTGAACGCTATTTCGGCCGTTCCACGCTCAAACGCAACAAGCCAGGCAGAAGCCGTAAACCGCGTGCTGCAAGGCTTACCCAACGCGCCCGGCCAGCGAACCGGCAGCAGCCCAGCGAGTCCCCCGGCACCTGA
- a CDS encoding ABC transporter ATP-binding protein translates to MADILLKNIVKRYDKTETIHRINLEINSGEFVVFVGPSGCGKSTLLRMIAGLEEITDGEIHIDNRLVNHFDPAERGIAMVFQSYALYPHMTVAENMGFGLRMNGHPKAEVERMVRKAAMTLQLEGLLDRTPKQLSGGQRQRVAIGRAIVRDPKVFLFDEPLSNLDAELRVEMRLQIARLHQEMRNTMIYVTHDQVEAMTLADKIVVLNKGYIEQVGTPMELYHKPENLFVAGFIGSPNMNFLPGEVTQVEGNNVSILINKLNTLSVNLANHGLHADQKITVGIRPEHLSIDPNGGDVSLSINSEVTERLGNATYIFGAYSGVNHFKVHLSGDNSIAPYSTIPLTCRSENLHFFDENGKRIN, encoded by the coding sequence ATGGCTGATATTTTACTAAAAAATATAGTGAAACGTTACGATAAGACGGAGACGATCCATCGTATCAATCTTGAAATTAATTCTGGCGAATTTGTGGTATTCGTTGGCCCATCGGGATGTGGTAAATCGACGTTGCTAAGAATGATCGCTGGATTGGAAGAAATAACAGACGGCGAAATTCATATTGATAACCGCTTAGTTAACCATTTTGATCCCGCAGAACGAGGGATTGCGATGGTTTTCCAATCCTATGCGCTGTACCCGCATATGACCGTGGCTGAAAACATGGGATTCGGGTTAAGAATGAATGGGCACCCCAAAGCTGAAGTCGAAAGAATGGTGCGAAAGGCGGCGATGACGCTTCAGCTCGAAGGACTGTTGGATCGTACACCGAAGCAACTGTCTGGTGGCCAGCGCCAGCGCGTTGCGATTGGGCGGGCCATTGTACGCGACCCTAAAGTGTTTTTATTCGATGAGCCTCTCTCGAACCTCGACGCCGAATTACGCGTGGAAATGCGTTTACAGATTGCCCGACTGCACCAGGAAATGCGTAACACCATGATATATGTAACGCACGACCAGGTGGAAGCGATGACGTTGGCGGATAAAATCGTGGTGTTAAACAAAGGATATATTGAGCAGGTTGGCACACCGATGGAGCTATACCATAAGCCGGAGAATCTTTTTGTTGCCGGTTTTATCGGTTCGCCGAATATGAATTTTCTACCCGGTGAGGTGACACAGGTTGAAGGAAATAACGTGAGTATTTTGATCAATAAGCTCAATACACTTTCCGTGAATCTTGCGAATCACGGATTGCATGCCGATCAGAAAATTACCGTAGGTATTCGCCCTGAACACCTGAGTATTGATCCGAATGGCGGAGACGTCAGTTTGTCGATCAATAGTGAAGTCACTGAAAGGCTAGGTAATGCCACGTATATTTTTGGTGCTTACTCTGGTGTGAATCATTTCAAGGTGCATTTGTCGGGTGATAACAGTATTGCGCCTTACTCAACGATTCCGCTGACATGCCGTAGTGAAAATCTGCATTTTTTTGATGAAAACGGAAAACGTATTAATTAA